In Methanomassiliicoccales archaeon, the genomic window TCAGGATGCACTACCAGAAGACCTTCGATGCGATAATAGCTACTCCACTAAGCATTGAAGATGTCATAGTAGGCGAGATACTGTGGGGTGCGACCAAAGCCTTCCTCAACTCCACCATAGTGCTCGCTGTGGTTGTGGTGGCGGGACTGGCAGATTTCCCGGGATTTCTCTTAGTGCCAGTAATAGCATTCCTTGGCGGGCTGATGTTCGCCTCCATAGCCATGCTGTTCACGGCTCTGGTTCCGAACATCGATTCGTTCAATTACCCGTTCTTCCTGCTTATCACGCCCATGTTCCTGTTCAGCGGGACCTTCTTTCCACTGACCGTGCTACCGATTTGGGGGCAGAATCTAGCCCAGCTACTGCCCCTGACACACGTGACCACCATGATCCGGGACTTCTCGCTCGATACCTTCGGAGTGATTGATCTTGTCGGTCTATTGTACATAGCTGTGCTCACCGCGATAACCTTCCTGGCAGCGGTGATGATGATGAAGAGACGACTCATCAGCTGAGCACGATCACCTCACCATCACGGATCTCGATCTTCACCAAAGTCTTTATCCTGACGTTAAGTTCCTGTTCCAGGGCGGCCTTCTCATCGGTCTTCTCCACGACGATGATTATGTCCTCGATCCTGGCACCGATCCCTCTCAGAGCGGTGACCAGGGCTCTCATCGTGCCTCCGGTGCTGATCACGTCGTCAACAATCACAACCCTGTTCCCCCTGGAGATGCCGTTGATGTACAGGTCCAATTTTGAATAGCCCGTCACCTGCTTGACGCTGACCTCCCCCGGCAGCCCGTACCTCCTCTTCCGGATGATATTGTATGGGACGCCAGTCTTCAGGGATAGCGGTGCCATAAGTGGGATGGCCATGGCCTCTGCCCCGATGATCAGGTCGCATTCGAAATCGCAGACGGAGCAGATGTGATCGATCACCTCCTCAAGTAGGTCGGGCTCCATGAACGGGATCCCATCCGTCACTGGATGAATGAAGTAATCATATTCGCCAAAGCGAACCACGGGGGAGTCTTTCAGGCTCTCCCTCAGTTTTTCCAACATGAAACAGACGCTCTGAATGGAGAATAGATTTGCGAGGACTTCAAAATTGACATGTCAAACTTGAGGCGAGATGCGAGATCGTTGATTATCTTTTGATAAGAAACTTCTAGTCACATTGCGATATGGTATCGATGGAAGGTGGGGGGCCAGAAAATTCCATCATGAAATGTCCCAAATGCGGGAAGATGATGGATATTGGATACATCGAAACCGAGAGCCTCATAAGTGGTATCAAATGGAGAGATGATATCAGCAGCATATGGTCCATAGTGGGTGTAGGAGGGGAGGCCGTCTCAGGCATCTATCCACTTGGATTGATAAGAATGAGGGCATTGAGATGCAGAGATTGCCGTATAATCACCTTCATGTATTGAAATGATCTTGAACTGCCTCAGAGTCCAGATCAGGTATATCACCTGAAATATCGGGTGTGATGATATTCAAACTCTCAGTTTTGCTTCCCTCCCAAAGGTTCTAATACTAGTATCTGCTGACTGAGTTAACTAGATAGGATTTTTCACTGGTGTCCTAGCTCCTTCATCAGGTAGTCGGGTAATCTAGAAGAATTATCAGTATTTAGGTGAAAGTGAAGGAGGTGAAATAAGATGTCATACGACAGGGCACCCAGGGAGATGCACAAGGCCATCTGTGGGGACTGCAACCAAGAATGCGAAGTCCCATTTAAGCCGACAGAGGGCAGGCCAGTTTATTGCCGCGATTGCTACCAGAAGCACCGCCCGGCTCGAAGCAGCAGGTACTGAGTTATTCTCAGTTCCTAGTAATTTTTTCCTTTTCATAATTTTATTTTGTTCTTATTAATTGTGGATAAAGTCTCCAATGGCTATTAAATCATGATCAAGAAAGCCATGACTTAGGATTATCTCATAGAATTTCCAATAGAAGATTCAATATCGATTCGGTGCTTTCTCTCTTCAATATGAAATGTCATGATGGAGCCTCAATCACACTTGATCCACTTGGCCCCCTTCTTCTGGACCTTTTCCGAAGCCCTTAGTATTCTAAGGGTCCTGCGGATCATCTCCTCAGACACATCGATCTGGAACTGATCCTTGAACCCCTGTCTTATGCCAAGTACGGTCTTAGGTTCATAGAGAATCTTGGGTAATAGTGTTCTCAGATCCTC contains:
- a CDS encoding DNA-directed RNA polymerase; translation: MSYDRAPREMHKAICGDCNQECEVPFKPTEGRPVYCRDCYQKHRPARSSRY
- a CDS encoding purine phosphoribosyltransferase family protein, whose protein sequence is MLEKLRESLKDSPVVRFGEYDYFIHPVTDGIPFMEPDLLEEVIDHICSVCDFECDLIIGAEAMAIPLMAPLSLKTGVPYNIIRKRRYGLPGEVSVKQVTGYSKLDLYINGISRGNRVVIVDDVISTGGTMRALVTALRGIGARIEDIIIVVEKTDEKAALEQELNVRIKTLVKIEIRDGEVIVLS
- a CDS encoding ABC transporter permease; protein product: MSLISNISWKSLHVWRRNRDVFFITWKTNFIPPFLEPILYLTAMGLGFGVLVGQVEYQGNFYDYIKFLAPGLIAISIMYSAFFECTYGSFVRMHYQKTFDAIIATPLSIEDVIVGEILWGATKAFLNSTIVLAVVVVAGLADFPGFLLVPVIAFLGGLMFASIAMLFTALVPNIDSFNYPFFLLITPMFLFSGTFFPLTVLPIWGQNLAQLLPLTHVTTMIRDFSLDTFGVIDLVGLLYIAVLTAITFLAAVMMMKRRLIS